From a single Bradyrhizobium sediminis genomic region:
- the fba gene encoding class II fructose-bisphosphate aldolase (catalyzes the reversible aldol condensation of dihydroxyacetonephosphate and glyceraldehyde 3-phosphate in the Calvin cycle, glycolysis, and/or gluconeogenesis), with translation MARITLRQLLDHAAEHDYGVPAFNINNMEQALAIMEAASSLDAPVIIQASRGARSYANDVMLKHMMDAVTEIYPQIPVCVHLDHGNEPATCMTAIQAGFTSVMMDGSLKADGKSPGDWDYNVGVTKTVTDMAHLGGISVEGELGVLGSLETGMGDKEDGHGAEGKLSHDQLLTNPDEAVKFVKETKVDALAIAMGTSHGAYKFTRKPDGNILAMNVIEEIHRKLPNMHLVMHGSSSVPQELQDIINANGGKMKPTWGVPVAEIQRGIKNGVRKINIDTDNRMAMTGQIRKVLKDNPEEFDPRKYLKPAMEAMAKLCKQRLQEFNTAGQAGKIKKVLTTAEMAKRYIKGELDPKVA, from the coding sequence ATGGCTCGCATCACGTTGCGTCAATTGCTCGATCACGCGGCGGAACACGACTACGGCGTGCCGGCCTTCAACATCAACAATATGGAGCAGGCGCTCGCGATCATGGAGGCAGCCTCCAGTCTCGATGCCCCTGTGATCATCCAGGCCTCGCGCGGCGCGCGGTCCTACGCCAACGACGTGATGCTCAAGCACATGATGGACGCGGTCACCGAAATCTATCCGCAGATTCCGGTCTGCGTGCATCTCGATCACGGCAACGAGCCCGCCACCTGCATGACCGCGATCCAGGCCGGCTTCACCTCGGTGATGATGGACGGCTCGCTGAAGGCCGACGGCAAGAGCCCCGGCGACTGGGACTACAATGTCGGCGTCACCAAGACCGTCACCGACATGGCCCATCTCGGCGGCATTTCGGTGGAAGGCGAACTCGGCGTGCTCGGCTCGCTCGAGACCGGCATGGGCGACAAGGAAGACGGCCACGGCGCCGAAGGCAAGCTCTCCCACGACCAGCTTTTGACCAATCCAGACGAGGCCGTGAAGTTTGTCAAGGAGACCAAGGTCGACGCGCTGGCGATCGCGATGGGCACCTCGCACGGCGCCTACAAGTTCACCCGCAAGCCGGACGGCAATATCCTCGCCATGAACGTGATCGAGGAAATCCACCGCAAGCTGCCGAACATGCATCTGGTGATGCACGGCTCGTCCTCGGTGCCGCAGGAGCTGCAGGACATCATCAACGCCAATGGCGGCAAGATGAAGCCGACCTGGGGCGTGCCGGTCGCCGAGATCCAGCGCGGCATCAAGAACGGCGTCCGCAAGATCAACATCGACACCGACAACCGGATGGCGATGACCGGCCAGATCCGGAAAGTGCTGAAGGACAATCCGGAAGAATTCGATCCGCGCAAATATCTCAAGCCGGCGATGGAAGCGATGGCGAAGCTCTGCAAGCAGCGCCTGCAGGAATTCAACACCGCGGGCCAGGCCGGCAAGATCAAGAAGGTGCTGACGACGGCGGAGATGGCGAAGCGCTACATCAAGGGCGAGCTCGATCCGAAAGTCGCGTAA
- a CDS encoding flagellar motor protein MotA — MPSARSAMEIELNKLSSPRIFLVRMLVFLVLCTLLLVVLYKQIVTAFFANPGLNALIGAVLLIGIILSFRQVIRLYPEVAWVNSFRISDPGLAVERQHPTLLAPMAAILGGERTGRMTITQQTMRHLLDSIATRLDEARDISRYMTGLLVFLGLLGTFWGLIETVGSVGKVIDGLKVGGDAGSLFDTLKEGLAAPLGGMGISFSSSLFGLAGSLILGFLDLQSSQAQNRFYTDLEDWLASTVREYSREGGTGPGGELQAAVERLRLTLEEGGASRGTTAAMANLAEAIQGLVTHMRTEQQMIREWADGQGEQNREIKKLLERIARQPEKN, encoded by the coding sequence ATGCCCTCTGCCCGCTCCGCGATGGAGATCGAACTGAACAAATTATCCTCGCCCCGGATCTTCCTGGTGCGGATGCTGGTGTTCCTGGTGCTGTGCACGCTGCTGCTGGTCGTGCTCTACAAGCAGATCGTGACAGCGTTTTTCGCCAATCCCGGCCTCAATGCCCTGATCGGCGCGGTGCTCCTGATCGGCATCATCCTGTCGTTCCGGCAGGTGATCCGGCTCTATCCGGAGGTCGCCTGGGTCAACAGTTTCCGCATTTCCGATCCCGGTCTCGCGGTCGAGCGGCAGCACCCCACGCTGCTGGCGCCGATGGCCGCGATCCTCGGCGGCGAGCGCACCGGGCGGATGACGATCACACAGCAGACCATGCGGCATCTCCTGGATTCGATCGCCACCCGGCTCGACGAGGCCCGCGACATCTCCCGCTACATGACCGGCCTGTTGGTGTTCCTCGGGCTGCTCGGCACCTTCTGGGGCCTGATCGAGACCGTCGGCTCGGTCGGCAAGGTGATCGACGGCCTCAAGGTCGGCGGCGACGCCGGCTCCCTGTTCGACACCCTCAAGGAGGGCTTGGCCGCGCCGCTCGGCGGCATGGGCATCTCGTTTTCGTCGTCGCTGTTCGGACTGGCGGGTTCGCTGATCCTGGGCTTTCTCGATCTGCAGTCGAGCCAGGCGCAGAACCGCTTCTATACCGACCTCGAGGACTGGCTGGCCTCCACGGTGCGCGAATATTCGCGCGAGGGCGGCACGGGCCCGGGCGGCGAACTCCAGGCCGCCGTCGAGCGATTGCGGCTGACCCTGGAAGAAGGCGGCGCCAGCCGCGGCACCACCGCGGCGATGGCCAATCTCGCCGAAGCCATTCAGGGCCTGGTCACGCATATGCGAACCGAGCAGCAGATGATCCGCGAATGGGCCGACGGCCAGGGCGAGCAGAACCGCGAGATCAAGAAACTGCTGGAACGGATCGCGCGCCAACCCGAGAAGAACTGA
- a CDS encoding thiamine phosphate synthase, whose amino-acid sequence MATKPVPPRPVPRLYLATPEVDDPSALIASLPGLLAKADVAAVLVRLKPTDQRTMISRVKALAPAIQGSGAALLLDGHVELVARAGADGAHLTGIAAMEEALPSLKPDRIAGVGGLSTRHDSMAAGEAGADYVLFGEPDAAGLRPSAEAIAERLEWWAELFEPPCVGYAASREEAHEFAAAGADFVLVGDFIWNDRRGPAAALMDAEQAIRQAHAAASGKAKAEQG is encoded by the coding sequence TTGGCCACTAAACCCGTTCCGCCGCGCCCCGTGCCGCGTCTCTATCTCGCGACGCCCGAGGTAGACGATCCGTCGGCGCTGATCGCAAGCCTGCCGGGGCTGCTGGCCAAGGCGGATGTCGCGGCGGTGCTGGTGCGGCTCAAGCCGACCGACCAGCGCACCATGATTTCGCGGGTCAAGGCGCTGGCGCCTGCGATCCAGGGCAGCGGAGCGGCGTTGCTGCTCGACGGCCATGTCGAGCTGGTGGCCCGCGCCGGCGCCGATGGCGCGCATCTGACCGGCATCGCGGCCATGGAAGAGGCGCTGCCGTCGCTGAAGCCCGACCGCATCGCCGGCGTCGGCGGGCTCTCGACCCGGCACGATTCGATGGCGGCGGGCGAGGCCGGCGCGGATTACGTGCTGTTCGGCGAACCCGATGCCGCGGGACTCAGGCCCTCGGCCGAGGCGATCGCCGAGCGGCTGGAATGGTGGGCAGAACTGTTCGAGCCGCCCTGCGTCGGCTATGCCGCCTCGCGCGAGGAAGCCCATGAATTCGCCGCCGCGGGTGCGGATTTCGTGCTGGTCGGCGATTTCATCTGGAACGACAGGCGCGGCCCGGCGGCGGCTTTGATGGATGCGGAGCAAGCCATCCGGCAGGCGCATGCCGCGGCGTCCGGAAAAGCCAAGGCCGAGCAGGGATAA
- a CDS encoding efflux RND transporter permease subunit translates to MPSFFIDRPIFAWVVALFICLIGAIAIPLLAVAQYPIIAPPSIAISTSYPGASPENLYNSVTRLIEEELNGANGILNFESTSDSLGQVDIIANFVPGTDTGMASVEVQNRIKRVEARLPRAVIQQGILVEEASSAVLQIITLRSTDGSLDEVGLGDFMIRNILGEIRRIPGVGRATLYSTERSLRIWIDPARLVGYGLTADDVTRAISAQNAQVASGSVGAEPSTPEQKISALVLVKGQLSSPDEFGAIILRANPDGSTVRLRDVARIEIGGMGYQFTTRLNGRPTAGLSVLLSPTGNALATASAVEAKMKELSRFFPANIAYDIPYNITPVVKASIEKVLSTLVEAVLLVFVVMFLFLQNIRYTIIPTIVVPVALLGTCATLLAAGYSINMLTMFGMVLAVGILVDDAIVVVENVERIMSEEGLPPKEATRKAMSQITGAIIGITLVLIAVFVPMAFFPGSVGVIYRQFSVTMVAAIAFSALLAMSLTPALCATLLKPVEAGHVFARKGVFGWFNRNLDNVRERYAGTVGWSLKRTGRLMLIYVALLLGLSWAFIRLPGGFLPVDDQGFITTDVQTPSDSSFARTEAAVEKVEKYLAQRAGVDTVTFLTGFSFLGQGINTAQAFITLKDWSERGPKDSAAVIVADINRDLSSIRDARISALQPPPIDNLGNSSGFSFRLQDRGQKGYPALVAAADRLIAEANASRVLQKVYVEGLPPGPQVNLMIDREKAGAFGVTFEDINNTISTNLGSNYINDFPNRGRMQRVIVQADRGSRMNADDILNYNVKNSRGQLVPFSAFASVEWSKGPTQIAGFNYYPAVRISGEARPGFTSGDAIAEMERLAGKLPRGFGYEWTGQSLQEKLSGSQAPFLLALSALVVFLCLAALYESWTIPLAVLLTVPLGICGAVLAATMRGLPNDVYFTVGLITIIGLAAKDAILIIEFARDLRAQGKPLIEATVEACSLRFRPILMTGLAFVCGVLPMVIATGAGGASQQALGTSVMGGMIAVVVLALLMVPVFFVVVQRVLAGDREKVEEAVAVEPQGAPAKPVQ, encoded by the coding sequence ATGCCGAGCTTCTTCATTGACAGGCCGATCTTCGCCTGGGTCGTTGCGCTGTTCATCTGCCTGATCGGTGCGATCGCAATCCCGCTGCTTGCGGTGGCGCAGTATCCGATCATTGCGCCGCCTTCGATCGCAATCTCGACCAGCTATCCAGGCGCCTCGCCGGAAAACCTCTACAACAGCGTGACGCGGCTGATCGAGGAGGAGTTGAACGGCGCCAACGGCATCCTGAACTTCGAATCCACCAGCGACTCGCTGGGACAGGTCGATATCATCGCCAATTTCGTGCCGGGCACCGACACCGGCATGGCCTCGGTCGAAGTGCAGAACCGCATCAAGCGCGTCGAAGCGCGGCTGCCGCGCGCCGTCATCCAGCAGGGTATCCTGGTCGAGGAAGCCTCCAGCGCGGTGCTGCAGATCATCACGCTGCGTTCGACCGACGGCAGTCTCGACGAAGTCGGGCTCGGCGACTTCATGATCCGCAACATCCTCGGCGAAATCCGGCGCATTCCCGGCGTCGGCCGCGCCACGCTTTATTCCACCGAGCGCAGCTTGCGAATCTGGATCGATCCCGCCAGGCTCGTCGGCTATGGCCTGACGGCGGATGACGTGACCAGGGCGATCAGCGCCCAGAACGCGCAGGTCGCCTCCGGCAGCGTCGGCGCCGAGCCGAGTACGCCGGAGCAGAAGATCTCGGCGCTGGTTCTGGTCAAGGGGCAGCTCTCCTCGCCCGACGAATTCGGGGCGATCATCCTGCGCGCCAATCCGGACGGTTCGACCGTCCGCCTGCGCGACGTCGCCCGGATCGAGATCGGCGGCATGGGCTATCAGTTCACCACCCGTCTCAACGGCCGGCCGACCGCGGGCCTGTCGGTGCTGCTGTCGCCGACCGGCAATGCGCTGGCTACCGCAAGCGCGGTCGAAGCCAAGATGAAGGAATTGTCGCGGTTCTTCCCCGCCAACATCGCCTACGACATTCCCTACAACATCACCCCGGTGGTGAAGGCATCGATCGAGAAGGTGTTGTCGACGCTGGTCGAGGCGGTGCTGCTGGTGTTCGTCGTGATGTTCCTGTTCCTGCAGAACATCCGCTACACCATCATTCCGACCATCGTGGTGCCGGTGGCGCTGCTCGGCACCTGTGCGACACTGCTGGCCGCGGGCTATTCGATCAACATGCTGACGATGTTCGGCATGGTGCTGGCGGTCGGCATCCTGGTCGACGACGCCATCGTGGTGGTCGAGAACGTCGAGCGCATCATGTCGGAGGAAGGGTTGCCGCCGAAGGAAGCCACCCGCAAGGCGATGTCGCAGATCACGGGCGCCATCATCGGCATCACGCTGGTGCTGATCGCCGTGTTCGTGCCGATGGCGTTCTTTCCGGGATCGGTCGGCGTGATCTACCGGCAGTTCTCGGTCACCATGGTCGCCGCCATCGCGTTTTCGGCGCTGCTGGCGATGTCGCTGACGCCCGCGCTGTGCGCGACGCTGCTGAAGCCGGTCGAGGCCGGGCATGTGTTTGCCCGCAAGGGCGTGTTCGGCTGGTTCAACCGCAACCTCGACAACGTCAGGGAACGCTATGCCGGCACGGTGGGCTGGTCGCTGAAGCGCACCGGGCGGCTGATGCTGATCTACGTCGCATTGCTGCTCGGACTGAGCTGGGCCTTCATTCGCCTTCCCGGCGGCTTTCTCCCGGTCGACGATCAGGGTTTCATCACCACCGACGTGCAGACGCCGTCGGACTCCTCGTTCGCGCGCACCGAGGCGGCGGTCGAAAAGGTCGAGAAATACCTGGCGCAGCGCGCAGGCGTCGACACCGTGACGTTCCTCACCGGCTTCAGTTTTCTCGGCCAGGGCATCAACACCGCCCAGGCCTTCATCACCCTGAAGGACTGGTCGGAACGCGGGCCGAAGGATTCGGCGGCCGTCATTGTCGCCGACATCAACCGCGATTTGTCGTCGATCCGCGACGCCAGGATTTCCGCGCTGCAGCCGCCGCCGATAGACAACCTCGGCAATTCCTCGGGGTTCAGCTTCCGCCTGCAGGATCGCGGGCAGAAGGGCTATCCGGCACTGGTCGCCGCCGCCGACCGGCTGATCGCGGAAGCCAATGCGAGCCGGGTCCTGCAAAAGGTCTATGTCGAAGGCCTGCCGCCGGGACCGCAGGTCAATCTGATGATCGACCGCGAGAAGGCGGGCGCGTTCGGCGTCACCTTCGAGGACATCAACAACACGATCTCGACCAATCTCGGCTCGAACTACATCAACGACTTCCCGAACCGCGGCCGGATGCAGCGGGTGATCGTGCAGGCCGATCGCGGCAGCCGCATGAACGCCGACGATATTCTCAACTACAACGTCAAGAACAGCCGCGGCCAGCTGGTGCCGTTTTCCGCCTTTGCTTCGGTGGAATGGTCGAAGGGGCCGACGCAGATCGCCGGCTTTAATTACTACCCCGCGGTGCGCATCAGCGGCGAGGCGAGGCCGGGATTTACCTCGGGCGATGCCATCGCCGAGATGGAACGGCTCGCGGGCAAGCTGCCGCGCGGCTTCGGCTATGAATGGACCGGACAATCGCTGCAGGAAAAACTGTCGGGCTCGCAGGCGCCGTTCCTGCTGGCGCTGTCGGCGCTGGTGGTTTTCCTGTGTCTCGCCGCGCTCTATGAAAGCTGGACCATCCCGCTGGCGGTGCTGCTGACAGTGCCGCTCGGCATCTGCGGCGCGGTGCTGGCGGCGACAATGCGCGGCCTGCCGAACGACGTCTACTTTACGGTCGGCCTGATCACCATCATCGGGCTGGCCGCGAAAGACGCCATCCTGATCATCGAATTCGCCAGGGATTTGCGCGCCCAGGGCAAGCCGCTGATCGAGGCGACGGTGGAAGCCTGCAGCCTTCGCTTCCGCCCGATCCTGATGACCGGCCTTGCCTTCGTCTGCGGCGTGCTGCCGATGGTGATCGCGACCGGCGCCGGCGGCGCCAGCCAGCAGGCGCTCGGCACCAGCGTGATGGGCGGCATGATCGCCGTGGTGGTGCTGGCGCTCTTGATGGTGCCGGTGTTCTTCGTGGTGGTGCAGCGGGTGCTGGCGGGGGATCGGGAGAAGGTGGAAGAGGCGGTGGCGGTGGAGCCGCAGGGAGCGCCTGCGAAGCCCGTCCAATAG
- a CDS encoding inositol monophosphatase family protein produces MLQSALMNVMVKAARRAGRSLKRDLGEIENLQVSLKGPANFVSLADKRAEEMLLADLTKARPGYGFIGEEGGVRIGDDKTHTWIVDPLDGTTNFLHGIPQFAISIGLQREGTLIAGVIYNPANDELYTAERGKGAFLNDQRLRVAGRRQLGDCVIACGLPHIGRGDHELSRREMTEIQNRVAGLRRFGAASLDMAFVAAGRLDGYWERNLQPWDMAAGQIIVREAGGTVSGIEGNDDALKSGNVVCGNEYIHAELVKILKPLGK; encoded by the coding sequence ATGCTGCAATCAGCCCTTATGAACGTCATGGTCAAGGCCGCGCGCCGCGCCGGCCGCAGCCTCAAGCGCGACCTCGGCGAGATCGAGAACCTTCAGGTGTCGCTGAAGGGGCCGGCCAATTTCGTCTCGCTGGCCGACAAGCGCGCCGAGGAAATGCTGCTCGCCGATCTCACCAAGGCGCGGCCGGGCTACGGCTTCATCGGCGAGGAAGGCGGCGTCCGGATCGGCGACGACAAGACCCATACCTGGATCGTCGACCCGCTCGACGGCACCACCAACTTCCTGCACGGCATTCCGCAATTTGCGATTTCGATCGGCCTGCAGCGCGAGGGCACGCTGATCGCCGGCGTGATCTACAATCCCGCCAATGACGAGCTCTATACCGCAGAGCGCGGCAAGGGCGCCTTTCTCAACGACCAGCGGCTGCGCGTCGCCGGCCGCCGCCAGCTCGGCGACTGCGTGATCGCCTGCGGGCTGCCGCATATCGGACGCGGCGACCACGAGCTGTCGCGCCGGGAAATGACCGAAATCCAGAACCGGGTGGCCGGCCTACGCCGGTTCGGCGCCGCCTCGCTCGACATGGCCTTCGTCGCCGCCGGCCGCCTCGACGGCTATTGGGAACGCAACCTGCAGCCCTGGGACATGGCAGCCGGCCAGATCATCGTCCGCGAGGCCGGCGGCACCGTCTCCGGCATCGAAGGCAATGACGACGCGCTGAAATCAGGCAACGTGGTCTGCGGCAACGAATACATCCACGCGGAGCTGGTGAAGATTTTGAAGCCGCTGGGGAAGTGA
- a CDS encoding class I fructose-bisphosphate aldolase has protein sequence MNLADLNKVALAMVTPGKGILAADESSGTIKKRFDAIQVESTEQSRRDYREMLFRSQEAMSQYISGVILYDETIWQEARDGTPLIRLIEQSGAIPGIKVDEGTQALPGCPGELVTAGLDKLAERLKKYYECGARFAKWRAVIDIGPGTNGPGTNGRGIPTMTAIHVNAHALARYAALCQAAQIVPIVEPEVLMDGDHDIDRCYEVTQRVLDETFRELRVQRVELEGMILKPNMAIAGKKCAKQASVQEVAEKTIRLLKACVPAAVPGIAFLSGGQSDEAATAHLSAMNRIGGLPWHLTFSYGRALQAAPQKAWSGKADNVAAGQRAFIHRARMNSLASRGEWKADLEKKAA, from the coding sequence ATGAATCTCGCCGATCTCAACAAGGTTGCGCTGGCGATGGTGACGCCAGGCAAGGGAATACTCGCCGCCGACGAATCGTCCGGCACCATCAAGAAGCGGTTCGACGCCATCCAGGTCGAGTCGACCGAGCAGTCCCGCCGCGACTATCGCGAAATGCTGTTCCGTTCGCAGGAGGCGATGAGCCAGTACATCTCCGGCGTCATTCTCTATGACGAGACGATCTGGCAGGAGGCCAGAGACGGCACCCCGCTGATCAGGCTGATCGAGCAATCCGGGGCGATCCCCGGCATCAAGGTCGATGAAGGCACCCAGGCCCTGCCGGGCTGTCCGGGCGAATTGGTCACGGCGGGCCTCGACAAGCTGGCCGAGAGGCTGAAGAAATATTATGAATGCGGCGCGCGCTTTGCCAAATGGCGCGCGGTGATCGATATCGGCCCGGGCACTAACGGCCCGGGCACTAATGGCCGGGGCATTCCGACCATGACGGCGATCCACGTCAACGCCCATGCGCTCGCGCGTTACGCCGCACTTTGCCAGGCCGCCCAGATCGTTCCTATCGTCGAGCCGGAAGTCCTGATGGACGGCGATCACGACATCGATCGCTGTTATGAAGTGACGCAGCGCGTGCTCGACGAGACGTTCCGGGAATTGCGAGTCCAGCGCGTCGAGCTGGAGGGCATGATCCTGAAACCCAATATGGCGATCGCGGGCAAGAAATGCGCAAAGCAAGCTTCGGTTCAGGAGGTAGCGGAAAAAACCATCCGGCTGTTGAAAGCTTGCGTACCGGCGGCAGTGCCCGGCATCGCCTTTCTTTCCGGCGGGCAGTCCGACGAGGCCGCGACCGCGCATTTGAGCGCCATGAACCGCATTGGTGGCCTGCCGTGGCATCTTACCTTCTCGTACGGCCGTGCGCTGCAGGCCGCGCCGCAGAAAGCCTGGTCGGGCAAGGCGGATAACGTCGCCGCGGGCCAGCGCGCCTTCATCCATCGCGCGCGTATGAATTCGCTCGCGAGCAGGGGCGAATGGAAGGCTGATCTGGAAAAGAAGGCGGCATAG
- a CDS encoding tetratricopeptide repeat protein: MKILRPVSILASCLLWPAGAVAQISLTPPAVATPPAQSKPQEKPKDKPKPPVAARKPAPAATPKPTATPAPTATVTPAPVFEDPNVDLVYGAYQRGQYKTAFDLASNRAQFNGDPKAMTMLGELYANAMGVKRDYAKAAEWYKRAADGGDREGMFALAMLRLAGRGGPVNREEAVKLLASSAKLGNPKAAYNLALLYLDGQTLPQDVRRAAELLRVAADAGNPEAQYALATFYKEGTGVAKDIDKAVRLLQAASLAGNVDAEVEYAIALYNGTGTPKNEAAAVALLRKAARQNSPIAQNRLARVLVSGQGAPVDKIEGLKWHIVAKTSGKGDPTLDEALAALSPEDRTKAQEAARKWLGTK, encoded by the coding sequence ATGAAGATCCTGCGTCCCGTATCGATTCTCGCAAGCTGCCTGCTGTGGCCGGCCGGCGCGGTGGCGCAGATCTCGCTGACGCCGCCGGCCGTTGCGACGCCGCCGGCGCAGAGCAAGCCGCAAGAAAAACCCAAGGATAAGCCGAAGCCGCCGGTCGCCGCCAGGAAGCCCGCTCCGGCCGCAACGCCGAAGCCCACGGCAACGCCTGCGCCGACTGCGACCGTCACTCCCGCCCCCGTCTTCGAGGATCCCAACGTCGACCTGGTCTACGGCGCCTATCAGCGCGGGCAATACAAGACCGCCTTCGATCTTGCGAGCAACCGCGCGCAGTTCAACGGCGATCCCAAGGCGATGACCATGCTCGGCGAGCTCTACGCCAATGCGATGGGCGTCAAGCGCGACTATGCGAAGGCGGCCGAGTGGTACAAGCGCGCCGCCGACGGCGGCGACCGCGAGGGCATGTTCGCACTCGCCATGCTGCGACTGGCCGGGCGCGGCGGCCCCGTCAACCGCGAGGAGGCGGTGAAACTGCTGGCGTCCTCGGCCAAGCTCGGCAACCCCAAGGCAGCCTACAATCTTGCCCTGCTCTATCTCGACGGGCAGACGCTGCCGCAGGACGTCCGGCGCGCCGCCGAACTGCTCCGCGTCGCCGCCGACGCCGGCAATCCGGAGGCGCAATACGCGCTCGCCACCTTCTACAAGGAAGGCACCGGCGTCGCCAAAGACATTGATAAGGCGGTTCGGCTGCTGCAGGCGGCGTCGCTGGCCGGCAATGTCGACGCCGAGGTCGAATACGCCATCGCGCTCTACAACGGCACCGGCACCCCGAAGAACGAGGCCGCCGCGGTGGCGCTGCTGCGCAAGGCGGCCAGGCAGAACAGCCCGATCGCGCAAAACCGCCTCGCGCGCGTGCTGGTGAGCGGCCAGGGCGCGCCTGTCGACAAGATCGAGGGCCTGAAATGGCACATTGTTGCGAAAACCTCGGGCAAAGGCGACCCCACGCTCGACGAGGCGCTGGCCGCCCTCAGCCCCGAGGACCGCACCAAGGCCCAGGAGGCCGCCCGCAAATGGCTCGGCACCAAATGA
- a CDS encoding efflux RND transporter periplasmic adaptor subunit: MTGLRAQSAGIVLMLAAMAPLLGGCDQPTSAVAAAQTFEPDVSIVTIKPQSRALVRELPGRVAPTRVSDVRPRVSGIVIERTFSQGGEVKAGDPLYRIDPRPFEVEVQSSEAALAKAIAAFEQASQQARRIALLTSQHATSEAENEKANGAMRQAEAEVEGRKAEVARARLNLSYATIRAPIDGVVGAALVSEGALVVQNETNLATIQQLDPIYADFTQSVAELNHLRRSLERGELDRIAPDAARVRLVLDDGAVYAAPGKLLFSDAKVDAHTGQVTLRGEFPNPRRELLPGMYVRVLIEQGIDTDAIAVPQQAIQRNGGGGSEVFVVKDDNRVAVQSVRTGSVQDGQWFVIEGLKAGDKVVVEGFQKFAAGDKVRPQSWTEADASAELRRTKHVQR, translated from the coding sequence ATGACTGGACTTCGCGCGCAATCGGCAGGCATCGTGCTGATGTTGGCTGCGATGGCGCCGCTGCTCGGCGGATGCGACCAGCCGACATCTGCGGTCGCGGCGGCACAAACCTTCGAGCCCGACGTCAGCATCGTCACCATCAAACCGCAGTCGCGCGCGCTGGTGCGCGAACTGCCGGGGCGTGTCGCACCGACCAGGGTTTCCGATGTCCGCCCGCGCGTTTCCGGCATCGTCATCGAGCGCACATTCAGTCAGGGCGGCGAGGTCAAGGCCGGCGATCCGCTGTACCGGATCGATCCGCGGCCGTTCGAGGTCGAGGTGCAGTCCAGCGAAGCTGCTTTGGCGAAGGCGATCGCAGCATTCGAGCAGGCGTCCCAGCAGGCGCGCCGAATTGCTTTGCTGACCAGCCAGCACGCCACCTCGGAAGCGGAAAATGAAAAAGCCAACGGAGCCATGCGTCAGGCGGAGGCCGAAGTCGAGGGGCGCAAGGCGGAAGTCGCGCGCGCCAGGCTCAATCTGAGTTACGCCACGATCCGCGCCCCGATCGACGGGGTGGTCGGCGCGGCGCTGGTCAGCGAAGGCGCTCTCGTCGTGCAGAACGAGACCAACCTCGCGACCATTCAACAGCTCGATCCGATTTACGCCGACTTCACCCAATCGGTCGCCGAGCTCAATCATCTCAGGCGTTCGCTCGAACGCGGCGAACTCGACCGCATTGCGCCAGATGCGGCCAGGGTCCGCCTCGTGCTCGACGACGGCGCGGTCTATGCGGCGCCCGGCAAGCTCCTGTTCTCGGACGCCAAGGTCGACGCCCATACCGGGCAGGTGACGTTGCGCGGCGAGTTTCCCAATCCGAGGCGCGAACTGCTGCCGGGCATGTATGTACGCGTCCTGATCGAGCAGGGCATCGACACCGACGCCATCGCGGTGCCGCAGCAGGCGATCCAGCGCAACGGCGGCGGCGGCAGCGAAGTGTTCGTGGTCAAGGACGACAACCGCGTCGCGGTTCAATCCGTACGCACCGGATCGGTGCAGGATGGCCAATGGTTCGTGATCGAAGGGCTGAAGGCCGGCGACAAGGTGGTGGTCGAGGGTTTCCAGAAGTTCGCCGCCGGCGACAAGGTCAGGCCGCAGTCCTGGACCGAGGCGGATGCGTCGGCCGAATTGAGGCGGACCAAGCACGTGCAGCGGTGA